From a region of the Thermoplasmatales archaeon genome:
- a CDS encoding Zn-dependent exopeptidase M28: protein MKRILAFAVLLILIFPNFVIYSEAQDSILEEITEEIVEEYILALQNFGPRVTGSKACNDAGNYILQEFQKYVPARKIQWEYSSYKDYNIEGEIKGDEQIFIVCAHYDSVPNSPGADDDASGVAAVLVAARVLRNYNFEHTIRFVTFSGEEQGLLGSHEYARLARERNESIVGVLNADMIGYAKSENGRKRVIIQETNSSMWITNLSINISRKYEDIIGLEIYRERSQPYSDHHSFIRYGYNATFFFEYEFNPYYHSPQDTIDKIDLSYATRVARLIVGTLVEMAKLKEDYIKPSVHIEKPKSGYLYFNDKEIIPIRMNYSLIIGRITVEATAFDNESGIARVEFYLDGEIKKVDEEAPYNYSIDERILFLHKVEAIAYDFYNNTQKDEVRFIIFSI, encoded by the coding sequence ATGAAAAGAATATTAGCATTTGCAGTCCTTCTTATTTTGATATTTCCAAACTTTGTCATATATTCAGAAGCACAAGATAGCATTTTAGAAGAAATAACAGAAGAAATTGTTGAGGAATATATCCTTGCCTTGCAGAATTTTGGACCAAGAGTAACTGGTTCAAAAGCGTGCAATGATGCAGGAAATTATATCCTTCAAGAATTTCAGAAATATGTTCCAGCAAGAAAAATTCAATGGGAATACTCAAGCTATAAGGATTATAACATAGAAGGAGAAATAAAAGGGGATGAGCAAATTTTCATAGTTTGTGCCCACTATGATAGCGTGCCAAACTCGCCGGGCGCAGACGATGATGCCTCTGGTGTTGCTGCGGTGCTTGTTGCTGCCAGGGTTTTGAGGAATTATAATTTTGAGCATACTATAAGATTTGTTACATTTTCTGGTGAGGAGCAGGGTTTGCTTGGAAGCCATGAATATGCAAGATTAGCAAGGGAGAGAAATGAGAGCATAGTTGGAGTGCTTAATGCTGATATGATAGGATATGCAAAAAGCGAGAATGGAAGGAAAAGGGTAATTATTCAAGAAACAAATTCATCGATGTGGATAACAAATTTATCAATAAATATAAGTAGGAAATATGAGGATATTATTGGGCTTGAAATATACAGGGAGAGAAGCCAGCCATATAGTGACCACCATTCGTTTATAAGATATGGATACAATGCAACATTTTTCTTTGAATATGAATTCAATCCTTATTATCATAGCCCGCAAGACACAATTGATAAAATTGATTTGAGTTATGCAACAAGAGTTGCTCGCCTTATCGTTGGAACGCTGGTTGAGATGGCAAAATTGAAAGAGGATTATATAAAGCCAAGCGTCCATATAGAAAAGCCAAAATCTGGCTATCTATACTTCAATGATAAGGAAATTATTCCTATTAGAATGAATTACTCCCTTATAATTGGCAGGATAACAGTTGAGGCAACTGCTTTTGATAATGAAAGTGGCATAGCCAGAGTTGAATTTTATTTAGATGGAGAGATCAAAAAAGTTGATGAAGAGGCACCTTACAATTATTCAATTGATGAAAGAATTTTATTTTTGCATAAAGTAGAGGCGATTGCATATGATTTTTACAACAATACTCAAAAAGATGAAGTAAGATTTATTATATTTTCAATTTAA
- a CDS encoding 2,5-diamino-6-(ribosylamino)-4(3H)-pyrimidinone 5'-phosphate reductase, which yields MRPYVIINCASSLDGRIALAQKKPLKISNEKDEERVHKLRNECDAILVGIGTVLADDPKLTVKEKYVKNPKHPIRIVLDSNFRMPPQASMLRQEGKTIVVTARKEFKEGNLEVIKCGDGRVDIVKLMEVLYEKGIRKLLVEGGAGVITEFLKKGIVDEMRIFFSPIFIGKEGVPLIEEIDEIIKMRIKEIRKIEEGFLVILQKHEQ from the coding sequence ATGAGGCCTTATGTAATAATAAATTGTGCATCCTCTCTTGATGGAAGGATTGCTCTTGCCCAAAAAAAACCTTTGAAAATATCAAATGAAAAGGATGAAGAAAGAGTTCATAAATTAAGGAATGAATGCGATGCAATTTTGGTTGGCATAGGAACAGTATTGGCAGATGATCCGAAACTTACAGTAAAGGAAAAATATGTAAAAAACCCAAAGCATCCAATAAGGATTGTTCTCGACAGCAACTTCCGCATGCCCCCGCAAGCCAGCATGCTCCGCCAGGAAGGAAAGACAATTGTTGTTACAGCACGCAAGGAATTTAAAGAAGGAAATTTGGAAGTAATAAAATGCGGAGATGGTAGGGTTGATATAGTTAAGTTGATGGAAGTTTTATATGAAAAGGGGATAAGGAAATTGCTTGTTGAAGGAGGAGCAGGCGTAATAACAGAATTTTTAAAGAAAGGTATAGTAGATGAAATGCGAATATTTTTTTCCCCAATATTTATTGGAAAGGAAGGTGTGCCGCTGATAGAGGAAATTGATGAAATAATTAAAATGAGAATAAAAGAAATTAGAAAAATAGAGGAAGGTTTTCTTGTTATTCTCCAAAAACATGAACAATAA
- the tpiA gene encoding triose-phosphate isomerase: MGIIVVNTKAYEEAIWGKALEIAKIMEKIGKEYGVEMAIAVQPTDIFLIKSNTSIKVLSQHVDAIESGAYTGFISPLAVKRAGADGTLLNHSEHRMKIEEIARCVEIGKKIGLVSIVCASNLNVAKSVACLEPDYVAVEPPELIGGDISVSEAKPEVIKKSVEVVKPCKILCGAGIKKASDVEKAIELGADGILVASGVVKAKDREKILSEFAKAMI, from the coding sequence ATGGGCATAATAGTTGTAAATACAAAGGCATATGAAGAAGCAATATGGGGAAAAGCTCTTGAAATTGCAAAAATAATGGAGAAAATAGGAAAAGAATATGGCGTGGAGATGGCAATAGCGGTTCAGCCAACAGATATATTTCTAATTAAATCAAATACTTCAATAAAAGTTCTCTCCCAGCATGTTGATGCAATTGAAAGCGGGGCATATACTGGCTTTATCTCCCCGCTGGCGGTGAAGCGGGCGGGTGCGGATGGCACGCTTCTAAATCATTCAGAGCACAGGATGAAAATTGAGGAGATTGCAAGATGTGTTGAAATAGGGAAAAAAATTGGACTCGTTAGCATTGTTTGTGCAAGCAATTTAAATGTTGCAAAATCTGTTGCTTGCTTGGAGCCAGATTATGTTGCTGTTGAGCCACCTGAACTTATAGGAGGGGATATATCTGTAAGTGAGGCAAAGCCAGAAGTTATAAAAAAATCTGTTGAAGTTGTAAAGCCATGCAAAATTTTATGTGGTGCGGGAATAAAAAAAGCAAGTGATGTTGAAAAGGCAATTGAGCTTGGTGCTGATGGAATTCTTGTTGCAAGCGGTGTTGTTAAAGCAAAAGATAGAGAAAAAATATTATCTGAGTTTGCAAAGGCGATGATATGA
- a CDS encoding YjbQ family protein, whose protein sequence is MIYKDFIKLKTRSDEIIDITAEVQKIVEKSGIKDGIACIFCPGSTGAITTIEYEDGLIYDLKNAMERIAPKNAYYKHEERWHDGNGHSHIRASIIGASLSLPVENGEVMLGTWQQIVFIECDVRNRERKIIVHVFGE, encoded by the coding sequence ATGATTTATAAGGATTTCATTAAATTAAAAACAAGGAGCGATGAAATAATTGACATAACTGCAGAAGTTCAAAAAATTGTTGAAAAAAGTGGAATAAAGGATGGAATTGCTTGCATTTTCTGTCCTGGCTCAACAGGTGCAATAACAACAATAGAATATGAAGATGGGCTAATTTACGATTTAAAAAATGCAATGGAAAGAATTGCACCAAAAAATGCATATTATAAGCATGAAGAGAGATGGCATGATGGAAATGGTCACAGCCATATAAGGGCAAGTATAATAGGAGCAAGTTTGTCATTGCCAGTGGAAAATGGAGAAGTTATGCTTGGAACATGGCAGCAAATTGTTTTCATTGAATGCGATGTAAGGAATAGAGAAAGAAAGATTATTGTTCATGTTTTTGGAGAATAA
- a CDS encoding TIGR04084 family radical SAM/SPASM domain-containing protein: MLYIIIVTPICNMNCIYCGGSLHNMPDEISYGNDEIFDFISKDRDAIVAFYGGEPTLKTEKIKEMIDILPAKKFVLQTNGFFIEKLGDYIHKLNSILLSIDGRKEINDFYRFDGSYEKVMKALNFLKDNCYEGEIIARMVASYKTDIYEDVNHLLKFFPYVHWQLDVIWSNLWKLNDFKKWSISYKRGIKKLLDEWIENKNGIVPFLGIASRILNRKDGLPCGAGKDAVTITTDGKILACPIAPEFDWNFLGNFKGFRKIEIGGPCKNCNYYRICGGRCLFFNKERLWGEDGFNEVCKLTKFLIDEIYKNIDRIGYVRYPEYNNTTEIIP; this comes from the coding sequence ATGCTTTACATAATAATAGTTACTCCTATTTGCAACATGAACTGCATATATTGCGGGGGAAGCTTGCATAACATGCCAGATGAAATAAGTTATGGAAATGATGAAATTTTTGATTTCATAAGCAAGGATAGAGATGCAATTGTTGCTTTTTATGGTGGAGAGCCAACTCTTAAGACAGAAAAAATTAAGGAAATGATTGATATTCTTCCAGCAAAAAAATTTGTTTTGCAGACAAATGGCTTTTTTATTGAAAAGCTGGGCGATTATATCCATAAGCTCAATTCAATTTTGCTTTCAATAGATGGAAGAAAGGAAATAAACGATTTTTATCGCTTCGATGGAAGTTATGAAAAAGTTATGAAAGCATTGAATTTTTTAAAAGATAATTGCTATGAAGGAGAGATAATTGCAAGAATGGTTGCATCATATAAAACAGATATATACGAGGATGTAAATCATTTATTGAAATTTTTTCCATATGTTCACTGGCAACTCGATGTAATATGGAGCAATTTATGGAAGCTGAATGATTTCAAAAAATGGAGCATATCATATAAGAGAGGAATAAAGAAATTGCTCGATGAATGGATTGAAAATAAAAATGGAATCGTGCCTTTTCTTGGAATTGCGAGCAGGATTTTAAACCGCAAAGATGGACTGCCCTGCGGCGCAGGGAAGGATGCGGTAACAATTACTACCGATGGAAAAATACTTGCATGCCCTATTGCTCCTGAATTTGATTGGAATTTTTTGGGCAATTTTAAGGGTTTCAGGAAAATTGAAATAGGTGGGCCATGCAAAAATTGTAATTATTACAGAATTTGTGGAGGGAGATGCCTGTTTTTTAATAAAGAAAGATTATGGGGTGAAGATGGCTTCAATGAAGTATGCAAACTGACAAAATTTTTGATAGATGAAATTTATAAAAATATTGATAGGATAGGATATGTAAGATATCCTGAGTATAACAACACCACTGAAATAATTCCTTAA
- a CDS encoding ATP-binding protein: MESQNPWWYGEIDKKYEEWRSSPVKWIPPIVKDFKFRPFSLNFLVGPRQVGKTTALKIFIHHFLLPKVSPKSIFYFSCEELTNFKELKEVIDNYLAFKETNKVSSSFIILDEITFVEDWYRTIKLKIDEGAFKKDVIIISGSASLELLKQKEYFPGRRGYGKDINFYPMSFSDYLTSLKNIKTERTNLEDIERAMKGNKIQISIIKRFFANYLLTGGFPLPIVEFFSTGKISFDTRKIYIDWLRNDFRKLKRNENYMKEVLAYIINARCNPVSWLSVSKETSIASPHTAKAYLEDLENLFIIKVLNLISPDLKVLYRKNKKIHFIDPFLYTTICEFVRMKLFEEAMLESVVAAHIARKYETFYWRNKKEVDIVVRLGEKQFGIEVKTAARSWLSPKHLTKTFLLTKEDIPLFLSSIDV; encoded by the coding sequence ATGGAAAGTCAAAATCCATGGTGGTATGGAGAAATTGATAAGAAATATGAAGAATGGAGGAGCTCTCCTGTTAAATGGATCCCTCCTATAGTAAAAGATTTTAAATTTAGACCATTTTCTTTAAACTTTTTAGTGGGCCCAAGACAAGTTGGAAAAACCACTGCGTTAAAAATTTTTATTCATCACTTTCTTTTACCAAAAGTTTCCCCAAAATCAATCTTTTATTTTTCTTGTGAGGAACTAACGAATTTTAAAGAATTGAAAGAGGTTATAGATAACTATCTTGCTTTCAAAGAAACAAATAAAGTTTCTTCTTCTTTTATAATTCTCGATGAAATAACTTTTGTGGAAGATTGGTATAGGACAATAAAACTGAAAATAGATGAAGGAGCTTTTAAGAAAGATGTAATAATAATCAGTGGTTCAGCCAGTTTAGAACTTTTAAAACAAAAAGAATATTTTCCTGGAAGAAGGGGTTATGGAAAAGACATAAATTTCTATCCAATGAGCTTTTCTGATTATCTCACTTCTCTAAAAAACATCAAAACAGAAAGAACAAATCTAGAAGATATAGAAAGAGCGATGAAGGGAAATAAAATTCAAATAAGCATCATAAAGCGTTTTTTTGCAAATTACTTACTAACGGGTGGTTTTCCCTTGCCAATTGTAGAGTTTTTCTCTACTGGAAAGATTTCTTTTGATACAAGAAAAATTTATATAGATTGGCTAAGAAATGATTTCAGAAAACTAAAAAGAAATGAAAACTATATGAAGGAAGTTCTAGCTTATATAATAAATGCAAGATGTAATCCAGTTAGCTGGCTAAGCGTTTCAAAAGAAACTTCTATTGCCTCACCTCATACAGCAAAAGCTTATTTAGAAGATTTGGAAAATTTATTTATTATCAAAGTTTTAAATCTAATTTCACCTGATTTAAAAGTGCTTTATAGGAAGAATAAAAAAATTCATTTTATTGATCCTTTCCTTTACACAACAATTTGTGAATTTGTGAGAATGAAGCTTTTTGAAGAAGCAATGCTTGAATCTGTTGTTGCAGCCCACATAGCAAGAAAATATGAAACATTTTATTGGAGAAATAAGAAAGAAGTTGATATTGTTGTTAGGTTGGGTGAAAAACAATTTGGCATAGAAGTTAAAACCGCCGCCCGCAGCTGGCTAAGCCCCAAGCATTTAACCAAGACTTTTCTATTAACTAAAGAAGATATTCCACTCTTCCTAAGCAGTATCGATGTTTAG